The Gemmatimonadaceae bacterium DNA segment AATGCCACGGCTGTGTCGCGTAATTGGCTCGGTCACAGCGCTGTGTCCAGGGCAGTATCGAGGTCGTGACGCAACCGAGCCGGGTCAACGTGGGGCAGGCGCCGCCACCGGCGAAGCAGAGTTGCCGCCGACAGAGCTTTAGCCGGAAGCGGCCGCAACTCGGCAATCGGGCGTCCATCCAGAGTGACCGTCAGCGATTCGCCTTGCGCAACGCGCTGCAGGACGCGGCCCCCCTCATTCCGGAGATCACGGACAGTTACCTTGGCCATGCAGGTAATGTATCACCCGTGAGACACGGTCGCAAGATGAAACTGGTCGAACTGTTCACGTAATGCCGACAGATCTCAAAGATCCTTCCGGCTGTTGGCATTCCGGCCGTCGGCATCCCGGCCGAGACGGAAGGGATGCTAACGCCCGCCGCCGGCAGCCCGCGGCATCAGTTCCGCAACGGCCGGGGGCCGAGGGCCGGCGAGCCAAAAGCTGGAAGGATTTCTTATCTGGGCTGAGATCATGCGGCGGCCCTATGAAGGCCGGCTAGGTCGGCCTGACTTTAATAAGGGAGCGACTCTTCCGTATGTTAAAGCCAGCCTTTAATATACGGGGTGACTCCCGCTCATATTAAAGGCAGCCGCACCAAAGAATATGGACGAGCAGGCCGCTATGTAAGACAACCATCGGGCTATGAGGCATTCATACCAGCCCCGCTTCCACCGCGGCCTCCGATCCGGATTTCCGGTGAGCTTCAGGTACTGCTTTCCGACGCGACCCTGGCACTTGGTCGGCTGGATGGGTCAATTCATACGCTTCCGAATCCAGACCTCTTCGTTCTGATGTACGTTCGCAAAGAGGCTGTTCTTTCCAGCCAGATCGAAGGAACGCAGAGCTCCCTGCAGGACGTCCTTGCCGCAGAGGCAAAAATTCTCGATGCCACGACCCCAGACGACGTGGACGAGGTGCTGAACTATATCTCCGCGATGAACTACGGGTTGCGGAGAGTAAAGGAGCTGCCCGTTTCCGTCAGGCTCATCAAGGAACTGCACGAGAGGCTCATGAAGGGAGTACGTGGATCGCACCTCACTCCCGGCGAGACCCGACGAAGCCAAAACTGGATCGGTCCAGGTGGAGCGAGTCTCAACGAGGCGCTCTTCGTTCCTCCCCCTCCGGAAGAGATTGCAACCGCACTTGGCAGTCTCGAGAATTTCATTCACACTGAGTCCAGCATGCCGCTTCTCCTGAAGATCGGCCTCGCGCACGCTCAGTTTGAAACCATTCACCCCTTTCTCGATGGCAACGGCCGGGTTGGACGTCTTCTCATAACATTCCTTCTGGCGGAGCGTGAGATTCTTCAGAAGCCGGTGCTATACCTGTCTCATTTCATGAAACGCAATCGCCAGGAATATTATGAGCGCCTCCAGCGAATCCGCGACCAAGGTGATTGGGAAGGCTGGCTCGAGTTTTTTCTTCTCGGCGTTTCGGAGGTGAGCGGAGAGGCGACGGAGACCGCTCGAAAAATTCTCGCGCTTCGTGAGAATCATCGCACTGCTATCGCCGATAATCTTGGCCGAGCTGCCGGCAACGGACATCGCGTTCTCGAAATGCTCTACAAAACACCTATCATCAATGTGAAATCCGTAAGCGACATGACAAAAACTTCATTCGCAGCTGCAAACGAGCTCGTGAAGAAACTCGTCAGCATAGGTGTTCTCACGGAGATGACCGGTCAGCGGCGCAACCGGTCCTTCAGGTATGCTGAATACATCGAGTTGTTCACGTGAATCACGATGAAAAGGATATGAAAAATCCTTCCAGCTGCCGGCATTCCCGCCACCGGCAGCCGGCGGAAACGGAAGGAATGCTTAACGCTCGCCGCCGGCAGCCCGTAGCATCAGTTCCGCAACGGCCGGGCGCCGACGGCCGGCGAGCCAACAGCCGGAAGGATTAGTTCCACAGAGCGCAAGCGATGCCGCGACATTGGCAGGATAGTCATCTCATGACTATCTTATGACCATATCCAAAGTCGGCGTAGCAGACCTGAAGGCCAAGCTCAGCGAGTACCTGCGCACCGTGAAGCGCGGCGAAGAAATAACAGTCTCCGACCGCAATGAGCCAATCGCGCGGATCGTGCCTTTCACTTCGCGCGGTGCGCTCATTGTTCGCGAGCCGACACGTGAGTACAAGTCGTTCCGGGACATCAAACTTCCTCCCCCAGTAAAGCTCGACGTAGACCCAGTCGAGCTTCTTCTCCAGGACAGGAACAAGGAACGGTGATAGCGTACATCGACTCATCAGTTGTGCTGCGGGTAGTCCTCGGCCAATCCGGAAAGTTGGCGGAGTGGAAAACAATCACCACCGGCGTCGCAAGCGGGTTGATCGAAGTCGAGTGTCTTCGAACGCTCGACCGGCTGCACTTGAGCGGCAAGTTATCAGCCCAGGTGTCGGCCGTCCGACGTGAGGCAGTCTATCGGGTTATCGAGGCGCTCGAGCTGGTGGAACTCACGAGCGCAGTGTTGCACCGGGCTGCGCAACCGATGCCCGCTCCGCTGGGAACACTCGATGCAATTCACCTCGCCACCGCCGACATGTGGCGCGAATCAAGAGGCAAGGAGCTCGTTCTGGCAACGCACGACCGCGCACTTGCACTCGCTGCGCGAGCCGTGGGACTTCAAACGATCGGGACCTGAGCGTCATGACACGCCTGGATACCTACGCCTTCCTCAGCGGCGTGATGCGCAGGCGTAACCATTTCGCTGCCGCCGACTGATCCACCTCATTCCGCGCGACACCGAGTACGAATGCCAGCAGCTCGTCCTTGGAGATGTTGAGCTCATGACCGTTCAGACGCAGAAAGACGAGCGTTGCCGCCAAAGCAGTTCGCTTGTTGCCATCCGCAAATACCTGCTTCTGCGCGAACCCGACTAGATAAGCTGACGCCAGCGCAGCGATGTCAGAGTCAGGCTCATAAACGTTCAGATTCCGGGCCTTGTGAAGCGCTGACTCCATCGCATTCTGGTCGAGTATTCCGTGCCTTCCACCAAAAAGCTCCAGTTGACGCACATGCATCAGCTGGAGCGCTTCTGTTGTAATCCAGCGCGGATCCTTCACTCAGCCAGAGCCTGAAAGACCTCACGGTATTGGGCGACTATTTCGTCGTGATGATTCAGTGCTTCCAATGTTTCGGGGTCGATAGTGGTCACCACGAATCGACCGGCACCATCCTCGATCCAGTAAAGTGGATCGCCGGGGGCCGCACCCAGGCGGCGTGCAACTTCATTGGGAATGGAGGTAACCATCGACCCGCCCTGAACGCGGGTGTTACTCGTAATAACCATCTGGACCCTCGGCGGGGATGAAAAGTCTCGTATAACACAAAAGTAACACATCGGTTCTACATCGTCAAATCAACGGGTGTTTTGTTTGACTATTGTATATATCCGTATATACTGACCCATGGGCAATGAAAGTCTGGAACTCCTTGCTCAGGCGGCGGGATTCGACTGGGACGCTGGAAATGTCGTGAAAGTGGAGACCCGTCACAGTGTCCAGCCAGCCGAATGCGAGCAGGCGTTCCTGGCGGAGCCGTTTCTGGTCAGTTTCGATAAAACACATTCGAAATACGAGCCACGATGGCAAGCGTTGGGCAGCACATCCGCCGGCAGGTGGCTGTTCATCGTTTTTACAGTGCGGAGCAACTTGATTCGCGTGGTTGGAGCGCGAGACATGAACAAGAAGGAGAGGTTACGATATGCCGAAGTCAAAGCGCGTCTTGCGAACGATTCCTGAATTCAAGTCAGAAGCAGATGAGCAGGAGTTCTGGGCCACTGCGGATTCGACTCAGTACATCGACTGGTCGAAGGCCAGGGTTATCCGATTTCCGAATCTCCGTCCGTCGACCACGGCGATCTCTATCCGGTTGCCCGACACGTTACTCACAGAGTTGAAGCTTCTCGCCAACGAGCGTGACGTTCCCTACCAGAGTTTACTGAAAGTGTACCTGGCGGATCGTGTGTCTGCGGAGCGCAGGGTCAAACGTCGGCGGGCGGCGGGCTGAGGTGACTGCGTAAAGGTCGACGAGAGCTAGCGGCACGGGCCCGCCTGCTTGCCCCCATGCTTCCTGTCCTCTGCCAGGTACACCGTGGCCATGCCCCCACGAGGCGTTCACGCTCGAACGGAAAAAATCCTTCCGGCTGCCGGCTTTCCGGCCACCGGAGGCCGGCTGAAACGGAAGGGGATGCTTCACGCCCGCCGCCGCCCGCCGCCGGCAGCCCCGCGGCATCAGTCCCCGGCTCTCAAGCGTTGGAGTGATTGACAACGCGCCGTGGTGTTGGTACATTCTCCAACATGGGCGCCACGCTCCTTCTTCGCACACGGATCGTGTTCGCTGACAATGCGTTCGCCGAGATGGTCCTGTGGCGCGTCACGAAGACGCTGCCGGGCTCGAGGCATTCGTTCAAGTACCGGCTGGCGTATGTGGTGGATCAGCAGTGCGTACTCCGTTACGACAATGAAGCGGGGAAGGGCGATCATCGGCATCTCGGTAACACCGAGCGGGCGTATCGGTTCACGACGCCGGAGAAATTGATCGCCGACTTTCAGGCCGATATCGAGAGGTGGCAGCATGAAAACCGTAACGCTTGAAGTGCGCACCGCGCGCGACGCGATGGCCGGATTCGCGCAGACATGGAAGCGCGGCAAG contains these protein-coding regions:
- a CDS encoding type II toxin-antitoxin system death-on-curing family toxin, producing MKDPRWITTEALQLMHVRQLELFGGRHGILDQNAMESALHKARNLNVYEPDSDIAALASAYLVGFAQKQVFADGNKRTALAATLVFLRLNGHELNISKDELLAFVLGVARNEVDQSAAAKWLRLRITPLRKA
- a CDS encoding Fic family protein — encoded protein: MTPAHIKGSRTKEYGRAGRYVRQPSGYEAFIPAPLPPRPPIRISGELQVLLSDATLALGRLDGSIHTLPNPDLFVLMYVRKEAVLSSQIEGTQSSLQDVLAAEAKILDATTPDDVDEVLNYISAMNYGLRRVKELPVSVRLIKELHERLMKGVRGSHLTPGETRRSQNWIGPGGASLNEALFVPPPPEEIATALGSLENFIHTESSMPLLLKIGLAHAQFETIHPFLDGNGRVGRLLITFLLAEREILQKPVLYLSHFMKRNRQEYYERLQRIRDQGDWEGWLEFFLLGVSEVSGEATETARKILALRENHRTAIADNLGRAAGNGHRVLEMLYKTPIINVKSVSDMTKTSFAAANELVKKLVSIGVLTEMTGQRRNRSFRYAEYIELFT
- a CDS encoding PIN domain-containing protein; its protein translation is MIAYIDSSVVLRVVLGQSGKLAEWKTITTGVASGLIEVECLRTLDRLHLSGKLSAQVSAVRREAVYRVIEALELVELTSAVLHRAAQPMPAPLGTLDAIHLATADMWRESRGKELVLATHDRALALAARAVGLQTIGT
- a CDS encoding BrnA antitoxin family protein translates to MPKSKRVLRTIPEFKSEADEQEFWATADSTQYIDWSKARVIRFPNLRPSTTAISIRLPDTLLTELKLLANERDVPYQSLLKVYLADRVSAERRVKRRRAAG
- a CDS encoding type II toxin-antitoxin system prevent-host-death family antitoxin, which produces MAKVTVRDLRNEGGRVLQRVAQGESLTVTLDGRPIAELRPLPAKALSAATLLRRWRRLPHVDPARLRHDLDTALDTAL
- a CDS encoding type II toxin-antitoxin system prevent-host-death family antitoxin, which gives rise to MTISKVGVADLKAKLSEYLRTVKRGEEITVSDRNEPIARIVPFTSRGALIVREPTREYKSFRDIKLPPPVKLDVDPVELLLQDRNKER
- a CDS encoding DUF6516 family protein, with protein sequence MGATLLLRTRIVFADNAFAEMVLWRVTKTLPGSRHSFKYRLAYVVDQQCVLRYDNEAGKGDHRHLGNTERAYRFTTPEKLIADFQADIERWQHENRNA